Proteins encoded together in one Impatiens glandulifera chromosome 1, dImpGla2.1, whole genome shotgun sequence window:
- the LOC124921146 gene encoding adenine DNA glycosylase encodes MDIAPRRSTRKRTTVSSRTTLALAPVEKKKKPRCLTRVKPNRNERGEEKEKGEEEEVDIEDFYFKSTKRLEIRVLLLEWYDNYKRDLPWRRISNGYDSGDKDDGYDSERKAYAVWVSEVMLQQTRVQTVIDYFNRWMLKWPTIHHLARASIEEVNELWAGLGYYRRARYLLEGARMIVEKGGVFPKTVSTLLKVPGIGDYTAGAIASIAFKEVVPVVDGNVVRVICRLKAISSNPKDSAIVKHLWKMAGQLVDPSRPGDLNQALMELGATVCTPLNPSCSVCPVSAHCNALSISKKNESKKVTDYPIKVAKTKQRHEFSAVSVLEILLEDQDDSDGQFLIVKRPDEGLLAGLWEFPSVLLGGEAKLVERRVATDVFLKKSFDIDVNKRCEVVLREDVGEYVHVFSHIRLKMYVELLVLKLQGEKKPLFGDEKIIWKYVDKKRLSCMGLTSGVRKVYSMVEKYKQARSKNITSEKNTELKPVKFSKQA; translated from the exons ATGGACATTGCCCCTCGTCGGAGTACTAGAAAGAGGACGACAGTATCGTCCCGTACCACACTCGCCCTTGCCCCCgtcgagaagaagaagaagcccCGATGTTTGACTCGCGTGAAACCAAATAGAAATGAAAGGGgagaggagaaggagaagggggaagaagaagaagtcgaCATAGAAGATTTCTATTTCAAGAGTACCAAGAGACTGGAAATCAGGGTTTTACTTTTGGAATGGTATGATAACTACAAGAGGGACCTTCCGTGGAGAAGAATCAGCAATGGTTATGATAGTGGCGATAAGGATGATGGGTATGACAGTGAGAGGAAGGCTTACGCGGTTTGGGTTTCAGAAGTGATGCTTCAACAGACAAGAGTTCAGACTGTAATAGACTATTTCAATCGTTGGATGCTGAAGTGGCCCACAATTCATCATCTTGCTCGCGCATCAATTGAG GAGGTGAATGAGCTGTGGGCAGGTTTGGGATATTACAGGCGGGCACGCTATTTGCTGGAG GGAGCAAGAATGATTGTTGAGAAGGGAGGTGTCTTCCCCAAGACAGTTTCAACTCTTCTCAAGGTCCCTGGAATAGGTGATTACACTGCTGGTGCAATTGCGTCTATAGCTTTTAAGGAG GTGGTTCCAGTAGTAGATGGAAACGTTGTAAGAGTGATTTGTAGACTGAAGGCTATTTCTTCAAATCCTAAGGATTCTGCTATAGTTAAGCATTTATG GAAAATGGCTGGACAATTAGTTGACCCATCTAGGCCTGGAGATCTGAATCAAGCACTTATGGAACTTGGTGCAACAGTATGCACTCCACTGAATCCAAGCTGCTCTGTTTGTCCTGTATCAGCACACTGTAATGCCCTATCCATCTCCAAGAAAAATGAATCTAAAAAGGTCACAGATTATCCGATAAAAGTTGCAAAAACCAAGCAAAGGCATGAATTCTCTGCTGTCAGCGTGCTAGAGATATTATTGGAAGACCAAGATGATTCAGATGGGCAGTTTTTAATTGTGAAAAGACCAGATGAAGGGTTGCTGGCAGGGCTTTGGGAGTTCCCATCTGTACTGTTGGGTGGTGAAGCGAAGTTGGTGGAGCGGAGAGTGGCAACAGATGTGTTTCTGAAGAAGAGTTTTGATATAGATGTGAATAAAAGATGTGAGGTGGTTTTGAGGGAAGATGTTGGCGAATATGTCCATGTCTTTAGTCATATTCGTCTAAAGATGTACGTGGAGTTGTTGGTATTGAAATTGCAAGGTGAGAAGAAACCGTTATTTGGTGATGAAAAGATTATATGGAAATATGTGGA